The proteins below are encoded in one region of Corvus hawaiiensis isolate bCorHaw1 chromosome 3, bCorHaw1.pri.cur, whole genome shotgun sequence:
- the PNISR gene encoding arginine/serine-rich protein PNISR produces the protein MWDQGGQPWQQWPLNQQQWMQSFQHQQDPSQIDWAALAQAWIAQREASGQQNVVEQQGMMPNGQDISGIESGPNNHNNFQGDPNFNRMWQPEWGMPHQPPHPPPDQQWMTPTPGQMEIVPPSEDSNSQDSGEFTPDNRHIFNQNNHNFGGPPDNFAMGPVNQFDYQHGAAFGPPQGGFHPPYWQPGPPGPPGPPAPPAPTQNRRERPSFRDRQRSPIAMPVKQEPPQIDAVKRRTLPAWIREGLEKMEREKQKKLEKERMEQQRSQMSKKEKKGSEDAEEGDGPRLPQKSKFDSDEEDEDAENTEAVSVGKISRSPSPAPQEEQSEPEMTEEEKEYQMMMLTKMLLTEILLDVTNEEIYYVAKDVHRKATKAPAKQLAQSSALASLTGLGGLGGYGSGDSEDERSDRGSESSDTDDEELRHRIRQKQEAFWRKEREQQLLLEKQLEEEKLQNEKVSKEMNEFIIKEQNSNLASQEAKEIEADMVHEKKRSPNAIAPDTELKKEGKERTGRSGSRSSSSGSSSSNSRSSSSSSTVSSSSYSTSSGSSRSSSRSSSPKRKKRHSRSRTPSHKVRRSRSRSYSHRNRRERSRSREKIRERRRSSRNHSAERGERRRNRSPSRERSWDRRRSGSRSRDRRANRASRSRSRDRRKAEDQRRSPTGNRHKHKSEGKDHERKKEQGGGVDKDKKKNRERERDQEKRKDKPKKEEKESKAGNHDDSRLKRKRDSERTFSRSDSICVKIIRQDSRQESKKITTKDSKKRSGSESSARSSSESPGSSKEKKAKKSKHIRSCSMEKSQRSGKKASRKHKSKSRSRSTTPLRRKR, from the exons ATGTGGGATCAAGGTGGACAACCTTGGCAGCAATGGCCTTTGAACCAACAGCAGTGGATGCAGTCATTTCAGCACCAGCAAGATCCAA GCCAGATTGACTGGGCTGCATTAGCTCAAGCATGGATTGCTCAGCGAGAAGCCTCAGGGCAGCAGAATGTAGTGGAACAACAAGGAATGATGCCAAACGGACAGGATATTTCAGGAATAGAGTCTGGTCCAAACAACCATAATAATTTTCAGGGGGATCCCAATTTCAACAGAATGTGGCAGCCAG AATGGGGAATGCCTCACCAACCCCCTCACCCACCTCCAGATCAGCAGTGGATGACTCCAACCCCAGGTCAAATGGAAATTGTTCCTCCGTCTGAAGACAGCAACAGTCAGGACAGTGGGGAATTTACTCCCGACAACAGGCATATATTTAACCAGAACAATCACAACTTTGGGGGACCTCCCGATAACTTTGCAATGGGGCCAGTGAACCAGTTTGACTATCAG CATGGGGCTGCTTTTGGTCCACCTCAAGGTGGATTTCACCCACCTTATTGGCAGCCAGGACCACCAGGGCCACCAGGtcctccagcacctcctgcaCCTACTCAAAATCGAAGGGAAAGACCCTCATTCAGAGATCGACAGCGTTCACCTATTGCGATGCCTGTGAAGCAGGAGCCTCCACAGATTG ATGCTGTGAAGCGTAGAACTCTGCCTGCCTGGATTCGTGAGGGCCtggaaaagatggaaagagaaaaacagaaaaaattggaaaaagagagaatggAGCAGCAGCGTTCACAGATGtctaaaaaagagaagaagggaagtGAGGATGCTGAAGAAGGGGATGGTCCACGGTTACCTCAGAAAAGTAAATTT GACAGTGATGAGGAAGAtgaagatgctgaaaacacagaggcTGTAAGTGTTGGGAAAATCAGCAGGAGtccatccccagctcctcaAGAGGAGCAAAGTGAACCAGAAatgacagaagaagaaaaggagtatCAAATG ATGATGCTGACAAAAATGCTGCTGACAGAGATTCTCTTAGATGTCACAAATGAAGAAATCTATTATGTGGCCAAAGATGTTCACCGTAAAGCAACTAAAG CTCCTGCAAAACAGCTGGCACAGTCCAGTGCACTGGCTTCCCTCACTGGACTCG GTGGACTGGGTGGTTATGGATCAGGAGACAGTGAAGATGAGAGAAGTGACAGAGGCTCTGAATCATCTGATACTGATGATGAGGAATTACGACACAGAATAAGGCAAAAACAGGAAGCGTTttggagaaaagagagagaacagcAACTACTACTAGAAAAACAGCTAGAAG aagaaaagctacaaaatgaaaaagtttcAAAAGAGATGAATGAATTTATCATCAAAGAACAAAATAGTAACTTAGCATCACAGGAGGCAAAAGAAATTGAAGCAGATATGgttcatgaaaagaaaagatcTCCAAATGCAATCGCACCTGACACAGAACTCAAGAAAGAGGGTAAAGAGAGGACAGGAAGGAGTGGGTCAAGAAGCTCTAGCAGtggtagcagcagcagcaatagcaggagcagcagcagtagcagcacAGTATCCAGTTCATCCTATAGCACTAGCTCAGGTAGTAGTCGCAGCTCTTCACGTTCTTCCTCTcccaaaaggaagaagagacacAGTCGCAGTAGGACACCGTCACATAAAGTTAGGCGCAGTAGAAGCAGGAGTTACTCCCACAGaaacaggagagagaggagtcggagcagggagaaaataagggaaaggagaagatcTAGTAGAAATCACAGTGCTGAAAGAGGGGAGAGGCGGAGAAATCGGAGTCCTTCGAGAGAGAGAAGTTGGGATAGACGTAGAAGCGGCAGCCGCTCAAGAGACCGGCGAGCCAACCGTGCAAGccgcagcaggagcagggacagacgTAAAGCCGAAGATCAGCGTAGAAGCCCTACTGGAAATAGGCACAAACATAAAAGTGAGGGCAAAGATcatgaaaggaagaaggagcagggtgGAGGTGTagacaaagacaaaaagaagaacagagaaagggagagagatcaggaaaagagaaaagataagcccaaaaaagaggaaaaagaaagtaaggCTGGCAATCATGACGACAGTagattaaagagaaaaagagacagtGAAAGAACTTTTTCTCGCAGTGATTCAATATGTGTGAAAATAATAAGACAGGATTCCAgacaagaaagcaaaaaaattactaCCAAAGATAGCAAAAAACGATCAGGCTCTGAATCTAGTGCAAGGAGTAGTTCTGAATCACCAGGAAGCAGTAAAGAAAAGAAGGCTAAGAAATCGAAGCATATTCGGTCATGCTCCATGGAGAAATCTCAAAGGTCTGGTAAGAAGGCAAGCCGCAAACACAAGTCTAAGTCACGATCAAG atcaACAACTCCTCTTCGTCGTAAACGCTGA